The Lathyrus oleraceus cultivar Zhongwan6 chromosome 5, CAAS_Psat_ZW6_1.0, whole genome shotgun sequence genome includes the window AGTTTTGTTGTTCTTTAATAACAATGGTGTATGAAATATCTAAATTATGGATTGGcttaatattttttttatttgatatttgagttgttttgtaATTGTAATTGTTGATCCATAGCAGAAGAAAGTATCACTGACTTCATTACTATCttcaaatttgaatttttttttgtggaaaaactttttaaaattttaaaagttTATCAACAACAAAGTTATTCAAAAACATATTAATTTAATAGCAGATACTAAAACTGATGTGAATTGATAAGCTTgtaataacaaaaaaaaaattagtttgaaaatatatttttgtagaagccttaataaaaaaataaatcagCATGAAAAAAAGGATTAATTAATTTAGTAGTTTTTTTTATTACAAAAATATCTGTTATGTGATTATATATAGATGCATATTGCCCCACACGCCTGAAGGCAATACAAAGGGAACTCCACACTGACTTTTACTTTAGTGGAACGTTGACAGCAGGCAACTTCCTTAGAGAGTAGCAGGCAACTTCCTTTTCCTTTCTTCATGATATGAATACAAACAGTGTAGTCTTCTtcatttcacaaaacaacaaTCTTCACAACTTTCATTCAAATGGCTGAAATTGCTGTATCTTTTGCTATTGACCATCTGCTTCCACTGTTAAGGGAAGAAGCAAACCTGCTGAGAGGTGTTCACAAGGACTTTGTAGACATTAAAGATGAACTCGAGAGCATCCAAGCTTTCCTTAAAGATGCTGATAAAAAAGCTGCATCAGTTGAAGGAGACAACATTAGTAAAGGAGTCAAAACATGGGTGAAGCAACTTAGGGAAGCAGCTTTTCGCATTGAAGATATCATTGATGACTATTTGATCCATGCAGGTCAGCAGCCTCATGATCCTGGATGTGTAGATTTACTCCATAAACTCAAAACTATTCTCACTCGCCGTCGAATAGCGTCTGAGATTCAAGACATTAAGTCATCTGTTCGTGGGATCAAGGAAAGGAGTGAAAGATATGGCTTCCAACGTTCTCTTGAACAAGGATCAAGCAGTTCTAGAAGAAGTCGGATTGCCAAATGGCACGATCCTCGAGTGGCTGCTCTTTACATTGAGGAAGCTGATGTTGTGGGCTTTGAAACACAAAAAGACATGCTAATTTATTGGTTGGTAAAAGGAAGGGAAGATCGCACTGTCATCTCTGTGGTAGGAATGGGAGGGCAAGGTAAAACCACTCTAGCCAAGAAAGTTTTTGACAACAAGGACATCATTGGACACTTTGATTATCGGGTATGGATCACAGTGTCTCAATCATATAATGTTGAAGGGTTGTTGAGGGACATGTTGCTAAAGTTATACAAACAAAATGGAAGAGATCATCCTAAGGATTTATTTCAAATGGATCGAGGGTCATTAACCGATGAAGTGAGAAACAACTTGCAGCAAAAGAGGTACATTGTTGTGTTTGATGATGTTTGGAATGTGCACTTTTGGGATGATATTGAATTTGCTGTAATTGATAATAAAAATGAAAGTAACATATTGATAACAACAAGGAATCTGGATGTTGTAGCGTCTTGTAAAAGATCTTCTTTGGTTGAAGTGCTTGAGTTGCAACCTTTAACTCAAGAACAATCTTTGGAGTTGTTCAATAAAAAGGCATTCAAATTTGACTATGGCGGGTGTTGTCCAAAAGAGTTTATTGATATAGTTTATGAAATTGTTGAAAAATGCAAAGGGTTACCACTAGCAATTGTTGCCATTGGCGGTCTTTTGTCTACAAGAGAGAAAAACGTGTTCGAGTGGCAGAGGTTCAAAGAAAATTTAAGTTTAGAGCTAAAGAAAGATACACATTTAATTGGGATAGAAAAAATTTTAGGTTTAAGTTATGATGATTTGCCTTACTATCTCAAGTCATGCTTGTTATATTTTGGAATATATCCAGAAGATTATGAAGTTAAATCAAAGAGAGTGATTCGACAATGGATAGCTGAAGGGTTTGTCAAGGAGGAAAGGGGAAAAACTTTGGAAGAAGTGGCAGAAGGATATTTAACAGAATTGATCCATAGAAACTTGGTGCAAGCATCTTCAACTAGAATTGATGGTAAAGCTAAAGCATGTCGTGTTCATGATCTAATACATGATATGGTACTTGAAAAATTTGAGGATTTAAATTTTTGCAAGCATATTAGTGATGATGGACAGTCATCCTTTAGTGGAATGATTCGGCGCTTATCAATAGCAACCACTTTTGATGATTTTTTGCCGCATATTGAAGGTTTGCATGTCCGGTCTCTATTTGCTTTTGAAAATGAAGAGTCATATGTATACTATGAGGAGAGAATCCCTACAGCTACCACATACAGGTTACTAAAGGTTCTTGATTATGAATCTGCTCCATCGTTGAATGTTCCTAAAAATTTGGAAAGTTTGATCCACTTGAAGTATTTAAGCTTCAGGCATTCATCTAAGGTAGATGAAGTCCCAAAATCAATTGGCATGCTCCAGAACCTAGAGACCTTGGATATAAGGGATACATTCATCCGTGAGTTGCCAAAGGAGATTAGCAAGCTCAGAAAGTTAAGACATCTTATCAGCTCTAAACTGTCTTTGATCAAATTAAAGGATCGTATTGGAGAGATGACATCCCTACAAACGCTTCGTAATGTTGATTTAGGTATGGATGGAGCAACAGAGATAATTAAAGAGTTAGGAAAGCTGAAGCAGATAAGGGATTTGGGGTTGGTTAATGTTGGGACAGAAGATGGAAGCATTCTGTCCTCCTCAATCAATGAAATGCATCACTTGGAGAAACTGTCAGTTTTATCAAGTAGTACTGGTAATGACtttgatttcattgatttacATTTGATTTCAACGCCAACTATGCTTCGCAAACTTACACTAGGTGGGAGGCTACAGAAGTTGCCAAATTGGATGTTAGAGCTTCAAAATCTTGTTGACTTGAAGTTGATGTACTCCCGTTTCACTAAAGATCCAATAAAATCCCTAAAAAGTTTGCAAAACTTGTTGATCCTCTCTATAGGCATTGCTTCTTGTGTAGGGTTTCAGTTGCATTTTGAAGATGGATGGTTTCAGAAACTAAAGGAACTGTCTGTTGGATATGCGGATGAATTGAGAGATGTTATCATCGACAAAGGAGCACTGCCTTCTCTTAAAAAGCTCGAGTTACTAGTACTGCGCGGACTGAAGAATATACCTACTGGCATCGAACACTTGGAGAAGCTAGAAGTTCTCCATATTCAAAGTATGCAACATGAACCTGTGCAACCACTTTCTATTGAGGATATGAATTGGATAACGGAGCTTGTACCCCATGTAGAAATCAGCTCTTATCATACTCAGTGGGAATAAAGGTGTGCTTCTTCTTCCAAAAACCTATATTTTGCTACTAATATTTATTATTTTCCATAAGCATGAGATGCTTAGTCATGAAAATACAAGCTTTTTTTTTTGTCATATGCTTTATAGTATATTAACTCAGAATCACCATTAGTGAGGTACCGTTCGAAAGAGTCTATTTTTCACAATGTGTAGTGATAATTTGCAGTGATGCGATATGTTAGGTGTTGTGCTTCAACTTCAAGTGCAATGGCAGTTTAGACTCTCCACATGGACTTTTACTACAGCACTTGAGACTTAATGCTTGGTGGATCTTTTATCACAGCATAACTAAAAAGTGTAAATGTTACAAGTATTTTCTGTCCTGAGTCATTGAAAAAAATGAACTACTGTCTGTATAGATTTAGCTATGAATAGTCTGATAGACACTAGGTGTGAATATTAATATTAGGTTTGGCTTCTTTGTTCATTGCTGTATTGACTACAATGGTATCAATGTATCATTTGCTGCAGCTTTGTCCATGTTGCTAAAAGAAAGACTTAAATGGGATCTAATTCCTATTGCTCTTTTTGGCTTGTGCTCCAATTGCTCTATTTTATCAAATCTTCTTAAAGAACAAACTTGTGTGGTTTAAGAAACAATATTCCTTAAATCATTAACTCAGAGATTAATCTTCCTAAAGGCACATATACTATATATATACATGTTAAAAATGGACTGAGTAGGTGTAGGGCACACTAAAGTAGGGACTTAGGCTTGAGAACATTGCTAGCCTGGGTGAGAGAAGGGAACTCATAAACTCCATCCTTGCCAACTTGACCTTCAAGAAGAATGTCATGGGAGACCTCAGAGTGGACGAGACATTTGTCAGCGGAGCATTATTGTCACGCCATAATTGCCCAACACTCATTAGATTCTTGGTAATAGTAGGATTACTACTTCATCTAAATCCATGGGACCAAACTTGCTctcaacaacaaaaacaactaGAGCAAAGTCAGCAGAAAGACCTTCAGGATTACATCTATGTGATGAGATGCAGAAATCGAATTTCCAAAAGAGGCAAGAGCATAAACAATGGTACAAATCTTATGAAAATACTCCTGAACAGATGAATTGTCAAGAGTTAGGGCACAAAGCTCCACACAAAGCTGTCTAGCACGTGGACGAGTCTGCTTCTGAAAATAACTAACAAACGATCCCAAAGTTGATGCGCATGAGTGCATCCAAGCACACGCGATAGAATCTCATTAGACAACGTAGATTGAAACCAATAAAGAAGTATCTGATCCTTTTGAAGCCAACGTGAGTACTCAGGTTAACGTTACTAATTGCACGAGCATCATCATCAATGAATTTCAAAGGAATTCATGTACATACAACGCATTCCATTAGACCGTACACATTGATATGCGGTTCGATTTGTTGGCGCCATAAGTGAAAGTTCTTCTCATCCAATTTGTGCCCGATCTTGAAAAAGAAGTGAAGACAACTTGATTCTTGAACTGAATTCACAATCGCGATCATCAGAGAAGGCGAAACTTGAGTAGAAGCTACCGGCAATGACGCCGGTTGCGACGTCGTATCCATGGTTATGACCTAGATTGTGGTCTAACAATCTGATACCATGTTAGAAGTAGTAAATAGAGTAGAGAGACTCATTTTGAGTTTTAACTaactttttgatatttgaaaattAGTAAGTTACAATTCGAAACTGTTTTGCTTTTATACTTGGCAAAATACATGACCTGTTAGAGCAAGTTCCTGAGACACTAAAGCTGATAAGTGTTAGTCTTGAGACCTGCATTTGCTATTCAAGATATTCTATGGACTTATCTAATATTTCTTAAAGTCAGAAATCCTATCTCTCATATGTTTTGGAGATAATAGCAGATATGTTGATTTTGTTCTAATGCTCCAAATGATATAAAAAGTGTTTATGAATCAAGTAATATACCATTTGGTCTTGAAAATTACTTGTTGTGTTGAGATTGATGTGGTCCTATTTAACTAAAGATCCAATGCAAGACATGAGATACCACCGGTGTTGAGAAGCGCTGTCAACTAAAACTAGCGTCAGTGAATACCTCTATTCTGAGTTTGTGTTTCTGCTGAGAGATTCAAAGAGAGAGATGCACAGTACTTGCGTGGTTCTCGTCCGAAAAGAGCATCACGCAAAAAAGAGTGAAAAAGTTCTAGAGAATTCAAGGACTTTTAGTCCCTCAGTTTTGCACCAACAGAAGAGTTATACATAGTGAATTGCACACCAATATATACACATATGCAGTCCCATCCTTAAGTGTAGAATAACCTATGATCATTGAATGACAAGTTGGTTAATCTACGTATTTCTAAAATCAGTATTGCTATTCCTACCCCATTTCTTATATCAAATATTTACGGTGTATATGCTCTTCACAATATTTATACGgtaaataatatatttataataCGGTGAACAAtgtatttttaaaataaaatgatatGTATGTAAACGGTGTCTATAAACAGTGTACGTAAACAGTGACATAAATAGtgaaaaaaattgattaattaaatgTAAAAGGTTGATTAATAAAGTGATGAAGTCGGTTAATAAATGTTCtgatattaaaaataatttttagtgATAAATCAAAATTGGTTAATGAAAAGTAAAAGGTTGACTAATGAAGTTATGAAATTGGTTAATAAACGTCCAGacattaaaaataattttgaataGTCACCAAAATTGGTTAATACAAGTTATGAAGTTGGTTAAAAAATTATGAAATTGGTTAATAAACATTTAGATAATAAAAagaaattattattttttatatattttttaaaaataatatattattataatattttactGTTTCTCTTTTCGTACCCTAAAATTTGTCCTTTTTCATCTTTTACTCAACCCAtgacttgagattcatctgcACATATTCATGCTTCATTCATATGCACTTATGTTGACATCAGTTAATATATAGACTCAAAGCTGATGATTGATTCAAAATCCTAATTCTCGACTTTGGGTATTCATTTTTCCTTGAGTATGTATAAAATCCTAATTCATTGGGAAAGAGGCTCTTGGATTACAGATCTTCTTGCTTGAGATGTCATTTGGTTCAAGGTTGGTCCAAACAACTATCCATATGGTGATTTCAAGACTCATATATTTTGGATTCATGTTCGCATTAGTGCATTGGCCTTTTGGGTCCTTGATTGGTCATTTGGTCCAGGGCTTAAAATCATTAGTCTTTGGTCTTTGATCCGGGTCTTTAGTGCATTGGCCACTAGCCCATTTTACACAAGAAATCTCTAATTTCTAGCTTACAATTGATTTTGGTCAACTTTTAACTTTTTGGTCAACTAATTGACAAAAGTCAACCATCCATTCCTAAGTCCATATTGTCTTGACTTTGATAACATTGATCATTGTCTATGCCCGTTCGACTCACATCGTTGTTATATACATCACAATGTTATGCTTCTTTCAAGATAATTTTGGGATTTCGATTTGGTTTTTATTGATTTTCAATCTCaaattgattctaattttaaattaattttaatcgattgaattttggaatttttgatttgattttaattgatttttttattttcaatttaattttaattaatttttaattgattaatttcaaaTTAAATCTAATTACAAATTAGTAATGTAATTTCAATTTTAGTTTAATTTGacttttaaattgattttaattgattCTAATTTTAAACTAATTAATTTTGATGAATGTTGGATTTTTCAAGTCGATTTTAATTGGTTTAAGAAATTATTTTaccattttttattttaatttttaattgtGTTCAAATATCAATCCAATCCATTTAAATATCCAACTTCACAATTAACTTTTTAAATCCAACTTTAAATTAACATTTGAAACCATTTGACCTTAACTTTTCGAAATCATTTCATTTAATTTTCCAAGCCCATTTCAATTGACTTTTCAAGATTAATAATGTTTATTAATGTTTAATCTCATTCATGTTTTTCAATTACAACATTTCCATTCAAATTTTAATCCATATTTGAAACCAATAGTTTACATTTACAATACCATTCACAAACAATTCACAAATCCTAACTCTAAATTCTACATTTTGTTCATTATCCTCATCCTTGTAAGTCTCCAAAAGTCTTGATGGTTCTTCATTCCATGCCAAGCCAAGGTCATGAGTGCACCAACCCTATAATAACCAATTTCAACCTGTTAATACCATGCATATAACCAAACCAAACCAGAATTCATATAATTAACATGAGCATTGCAGCATGCACATGATAAAACTACACCACTCCATCCAATAATTTATGGCCTCATTAACAATTAATTTTTCAATTCAAGCTTAATTTCATAACACAACAAGGATAACGAGTCTGTACAACAATAATTAGTTTGCATATCCAACAGGATTTGAATCTATCCAACTAACAAACAATAACTCCTAACAATTAACATGGCATACGATTTGAAATAGTTCCTAGTTTCAACAACTGTTCAAGCTTTAAGTAATCCAATCTACTCCTAATCCTAATATCAGTACTAACCTTCTCACAAGCATACTTTTTATGATAGCAAAATGACCCCTACATCTGTTATGTTGGCAAAATAACTCAGTGTAAAAACTGTCTAAAACAAATTTCAGGGACTACCCTGCAGAACCAATAAGTGAAACGTAAAGCTCACGAGTCACACGTGCAATGCATAACTCAACCTGCACATTCTGATCCAAAAGAACAAGTTGAGTGTCACAGTAAGCCAAGAATGCAGCACCAAATCACAACTGTCCTAAGGCAATGCAAACAACCCGGTACAACAACTTCTAACCGGGAATGACAACATAATTGAATTATGATGGAATTCAAACTAACAGTTAACTACAACTGAAGTTCATAACCAACTTCCCTTTGAAATAAAATAAGCAGATTGATGAGACAATAAGAGAGGAGATGTGTGAATTCACAAGCACTGAATCAGTGAGTTCTCAAGCCAGCAAAGGTCTCCCTATTGAAGGGAAGAAGAACAATCCAAGTAATTGGTCACAAGACTCCCTAATAAAGAAGACATCACTGAATCCAATAAGAAAATATCAAATGATGATGGAGGTTATGCCCTAAGGAGCAGTCTGTTTTTCTAGATCAATAAGAAGCAAACATGTGCTTCTTGGTGTACTACTGAAGCTGAAATCAGAGAAAGTCTCTCTAAACTAATGTTGAAGGGAACTGATGTCAAACAGGATGCCATAATATTATATGGTGAAAATTTGAACTCTATCAGATACTTTATTCAACATGACTGGAAAAAGAACCTTGATAGTTATAGTCAACTAATCAAGAATCTTGTTGAAGGAAAGGTTGTTACTCTGGATCATATGGATAACAAGGAACAACTTATTTTTATGTTTAAAgaaaatcaaattgaaaacatATACAACGAGATTGGAACTTGCACTATCGAGGAGTTATAGCAATTACAAATGGGGAGGAATGCAATAATTCTTTATCTGTCCTCCATGTTCTGATGCATAAGCAAAGTGCTATGGTGAAACCTGTCAAAAGTTGGAAAAAGAGATCTCTGCAAAAGACTAGTTTCAAGAAGACGTGTTCTAAGGTGGTGACAAGGAATTTTTGTGTCAACACTCCTAAAACATGTGACAAGTGCAAGGAATGCAGAAAGATCTTTGACAGGGGAAAGAGATGGAAGACCACGTGAATGTGTTCAGTTTGTGTGCTTCCACCTGCTATTCTATTGTGTGCAATATGTGTGCTTGTTAGTATATTTTATGTTTGTTCTGGTGTTATGCCACATGTCTTGACATGTTGATTAACATGTTATGATAAGACTGTACTACTACTAAGGGGAAAGTAGTTATTGTGATTGCTTGGTGTATGCAACTATTCAGGGGGAGCATGATAATTTTTCATGCTTGTTGGTGTTTCTATTGCTATTGGAGTTCTGTGTGTGCATGATTGCTTATCATGCCTATTTTTACTGTAGTGAATGTTGATACTACTGCTGGTACTTGTGCAGATGTCAAACCAAATGTTCTGACATCTTGCCTGAAGTTTTTTTTGAAACTTTGGTTTCTCTTATTTTTTAGGCTTATTTTTTTTCTGTTGCATATGCCTCTGATGTTTGAACTTGGACATTTCATATTGTTTGGATGTTCCCTTAAGGGGGAGTCCCGATTATGTGTGACAGGGGGAGTACATAACCTGTCTGTTATGTAACTGCATAATTATCTCTGATATATTTTATGTTTGCAGTTTGTACAAAGTTTACATGTTTTCCATGTAACTTGTGTTTGTGGTTTTATTCCTTTCTCTAGATTTATTGTGCTTtggttgttttagccaaaatttgccaaagggggagatgGGCCTTTGCACTAAATATTGCACCTCTGTGTGTTATGGTGTGTACCTATAATTCACATGTTCTTCTACTAATTTGCTCTATTATTTTGCTTCCATTGATGAATGTCTGCTTGGTTTGTCATATTCTGACTAAAAATGGGGAGTAGATAGTGAAGAGTTGTGCTCTTGATTTATTTTATTCTTTATGTGAAGGCTATTTTTTTGAGGGGGAGTATGTTTCCTGTATAACAATGGGAGTTATTTATGTGTTACTGATCATGACATTCAGAGGgagtttgatttgtttgtacCAAGGTTGTTGTGTATTTACTGTGATGTCAGacagaatgtcttgacattttGTTTCAGAGAATTTTGCTTCTGCTTAGGTTGTTGTGTGCTTGCTGCGATGTCATAAAGAATGTCTTGATATTTTATGTTTGAAGAAGGCTTGGAGTGTGAGAGTTTATTTCTCTCTATGTCTTTTCTATGAGGATGAGTTTCTACTACTTATTTCTGTTGTGTGTGCCTTTGATATGTCTTAGTGTTATACCAAGTGTTTGGTTTTTGTGCTTGTGATTATTGCTGTTGTTTTATCTTTTCTCCAGCTATATGATGCAAaggttgttttagccaaaattttccaaagaGGGAGATTGTTAGTTCTGTGTTTTTATGATTagcaacaattttggtaaaacatGTTTCATTTTGGAAAACATGTATCACAACCTAATGTTAAACAAGGTGTCATGACATCTTGAACAACTGTACAACAAGTGCTTCTTATGTTCCTTGTAGACTGATGTCCTGACAGATGTTATGACATCTTACACCAATACACTTGTTCAGGTCTGCAAGTGTGAATCCTTGAAGATTTGATTTTAAAATGTGAGATTATGATGATTCTAGTTCTCTTATATGCGCAACAAATTAAGGATGTTTTAGGAACATTGCAAATTTGATTTGATTTCATAAAAAGGATCTTTTGAGACTTTTTAGGATATATTATAGATTTGTTCCTATTATTATGGAGAAAATCTTGCAGCTGATTTCCAAGAGAATAttatgaaattctagttatcagactttagatgtcacacgggttgttatgacatccaattctgcacagacaagaattatgcagaacttaacagtaaatgcagtaaataacacaagtaattgtttacccagttcagtccaacatgacctacatctgggggctaccaagccagggaggaaatccactatcagtagtattaattcaaagctaaactcacccgtttacaactcgtcac containing:
- the LOC127084816 gene encoding disease resistance protein RPM1 isoform X1, which translates into the protein MAEIAVSFAIDHLLPLLREEANLLRGVHKDFVDIKDELESIQAFLKDADKKAASVEGDNISKGVKTWVKQLREAAFRIEDIIDDYLIHAGQQPHDPGCVDLLHKLKTILTRRRIASEIQDIKSSVRGIKERSERYGFQRSLEQGSSSSRRSRIAKWHDPRVAALYIEEADVVGFETQKDMLIYWLVKGREDRTVISVVGMGGQGKTTLAKKVFDNKDIIGHFDYRVWITVSQSYNVEGLLRDMLLKLYKQNGRDHPKDLFQMDRGSLTDEVRNNLQQKRYIVVFDDVWNVHFWDDIEFAVIDNKNESNILITTRNLDVVASCKRSSLVEVLELQPLTQEQSLELFNKKAFKFDYGGCCPKEFIDIVYEIVEKCKGLPLAIVAIGGLLSTREKNVFEWQRFKENLSLELKKDTHLIGIEKILGLSYDDLPYYLKSCLLYFGIYPEDYEVKSKRVIRQWIAEGFVKEERGKTLEEVAEGYLTELIHRNLVQASSTRIDGKAKACRVHDLIHDMVLEKFEDLNFCKHISDDGQSSFSGMIRRLSIATTFDDFLPHIEGLHVRSLFAFENEESYVYYEERIPTATTYRLLKVLDYESAPSLNVPKNLESLIHLKYLSFRHSSKVDEVPKSIGMLQNLETLDIRDTFIRELPKEISKLRKLRHLISSKLSLIKLKDRIGEMTSLQTLRNVDLGMDGATEIIKELGKLKQIRDLGLVNVGTEDGSILSSSINEMHHLEKLSVLSSSTGNDFDFIDLHLISTPTMLRKLTLGGRLQKLPNWMLELQNLVDLKLMYSRFTKDPIKSLKSLQNLLILSIGIASCVGFQLHFEDGWFQKLKELSVGYADELRDVIIDKGALPSLKKLELLVLRGLKNIPTGIEHLEKLEVLHIQSMQHEPVQPLSIEDMNWITELVPHVEISSYHTQWE